tttagtcctttgaccactctagctagtacttccactggcatttagattatattgcatctgcaatcaattgtccacaCTTTCATTtttgcactttctctatccattggccttctgtgatttatcttcgctaatttattactcttaatactgttaaaattagattatactattgtttggaacaatatgaagttagaaaggaactcaggaaattgctggcatacctttatcgtatgatttctattcttatcctttagcttacataatacccttactacctcgagaactgattctgtagtaattttatttatttgttattattattattttccctgtttactcaattagccaaaacttaagattccgggcactcAAACccatcatccaattcaaaggatttacatccatcgtgatctgattatatatgatttgtATAATGGAACTTGCATCCTctacaggatacccgagccaattactctctaccacactctacagtcccatctggggcactattttgttgatcaccattattagtaataaccttTGATCCCTTCTAAAAAGATAGttctataccctaacttgctacaataaaggtactacatttaccaccttgcccaaaaccatgtcaaattaatgtctctcttatcatatcatagctctgtaaatcatcaattcatagttttgaCCTTCTCTAGgaagtagagttgtactttacaccttgctaatacacacaaggtattctattctcactaagttctaagcaaaacgtctgtcgttctgcaaaaaccatccaaaattccataccgaagactagatggtatcactctataggtgtcacctttactttacaactagtccgaaacctctggtctgatggcaactcttagtgcaactctagctcatgctagggtaactgagtcactaactctagttaccacccaattgtgacctttcgatattctagctctagatccctaaccaggagttcccaacttctctgcagatataaaactttgttctggcataattgtaccaaaacagaggccatccgTAAACACCCTCATTAGGGAGCACCAcgaggatgcacgcagctctacacaataatctcatgtcggtactgtaatctgcagcttacagagtagacattgagaacattgtatagttactacgatatgtcctgacagactagatctcttaatttcttatctctcttgaattttctattatcataaacttattctgactgggtcatccattgatgactgccagcagtggcatcctcatccttatctagggcaattatactttcaagactcacctttatgtacccgTGCCTAGCACTAGATAGGCACAACACTtagacccatactgatagaaatatagtatttcttggagtacgtatcctcatgatagacctcaatatgtctgctaactctatttcacatttctatatactccacgaaaatcaagacacaaactgaggcacttttatatttctcgaggtataacgtagaatctagaaacaaagaattacagaaaaagacaaacagaatcctatactccgcatgtaacatcctaacaggactccttttacactctcaagtatattatttcccatgaatctagagcctaagctctgataccaactttgtcacgacccaacctatgggccggaccggtactaggacctgggccggcataaagcctccgaggcccgtagtaagccttactattctcaaatccataaccaaggcccaaaaacttaggctcaacatgtaaataaaataaaatatttttatttgggtCAACCCAACCCGATAGCCATCAAAAACTGAAATAAGGGGAGCctcgctcaaccctgttaccaccaattacaaattatttacttaccacacaaatcttcatttattaatctcaaaattttaaattaataagatTTCTAATAAGGttcacactattactaacacatgcggagttatagatttcaaattttaaacaataataaaacaattaaataaccgacgttaaacctgcaaggaagaaagcaGATTGCTCTGtaaagaactcctcctgtagcctagaaaaaataggtgaacaagagtgagcgttcaacttagagagtaaaatatcaattttaaccataatctctataactatctaaagctaatgcaccctgtagagtgaaatgcaacatcagcaatattttcacatcataacagcaaaaaggtaatttggagcactcacacacccagtaatatcaatcataatttatgtgagctgatcccctatacagttctcttaaatccaacctgtgccagcgaagaactcaagccggactttcgcttaataaaccaaatcgaggccCCAGCGAAGAActaaagccgtgactaccccgaaggaccgggtccaagcgaagatctcaagtcgtaactacccgtcctatccatagccaacatcacatcacacgcacgccaatgcacacacactgctccaaattaccacaacaacatccatagcactataacagttgtgaatgcaacataaaacgtgcctagagtttaactacatagatatatacatataagtgatgcatgggcatgcttgaacatataataatagtgaaattacaattaaaattaatattttattcacagtacaccgatgactattgtggctgttggatgcagaaaaatagctgatctcgatcacctaataattaaattataaatttattagtactaagttataataaaactctaaagaggcaatagacaacctaatttatgccgaaaattcggcagagtttcccctatacctgggacctacccaacctgcaaaaaggctcaaataacacttctgaattcaactcatatctcaaCATCATTATGTGGCCCCTCTTggaccctccaaaccaagcaatactcaaaaccttaaaaattaagttttagtccctataatttgacatgttgtaaaaatccactcaaacaaactctaaaaattctaaaattttgccccgcggtccttaataatattataaggctattgcaaaatgaattgtaattttctaatcacccatgaatattttattcaagaatattactcaattccataagtttccaacagctaacgtattcttaattcaacccaattcaatattcacatatttaaacattcatcctcaagcttcaaccaatcatataaaatttaaatatcttaatttcaaataatcttatatgcccatatgttaaaaatctaactaaaatccatctatatttttcaaaaatattctacaatcactcaaaaattcaacaaacaccatagaatatctccaaataattttactttcatcatatatttttcttagaatttttctccaatttttcctgtttaagaaacactgtatttatgttccatagacagagaaataatgaaaataatcttacctgaagtttatctgtgtctcaaaaatttcaaaaatttatgaggaagcatcTGGAAAttgaatcatctccaaagcccaccggagccaccgccggaaccaccgcgcacggtggccggccgctGGTTGCCgacgacatttgccggatctgatcataccattatgttcctcccctcttcctcagtccatatgtggtctcggatcgtcgatccaacggtcggatcgtcctagatctgacgaaaaagcttgaaaaacccgaaacttctctcttccatatctcactcatccgacctccatttgctgcaaaattggtatcaaaagaaagctctcagaacaagctttccaacgccatctGAATCGCCTCGATTGGACATCGGATGAAGCCagaatcgcgccggaaagccgctgcccactgtgcgcgcattttctctctcttctccctctcttgctgcAGTTTCTGGTGGTTCTGGCCGTCGCTGGAGGGTCGCCGGCCCGATGGGGAGCTGCTTGGGAGGTCGCTGTCCGGTCACcagagaaggaaagaagaagaagaagagaggggaggagaggagagaagagaaattGGGGGGGCGGGGGCAGTCCTCCTCCTGATTttgacttttttcttttttttaaagaaactggcagtgacagtggaaatccactgtcacacgccaagtctcatcctcttttttttttttttttctggttgtTACAATAAAGTATTAAATGGGAGTATTATAGTGATATGTTACAAATTTTAATgatcaaattttttaaaaaaatattaaaaataattttaatgaaaagcaaaatattaaaatttaagttaaatataaaaaaattaatttttattaaatttatgcaTAGCACAAACATTTAGTTAGATAGACATTAAAGCATGTAGAGTTTTTTTTCGGTATTGCTATATGGACAAATTTTCTATTGGTGTTGCCACATGGCAAtgcttattatataaaaattatcatgttttataattattataattattatcttttatgttaagtatttaattctacttttttatttaattttctttttttattttaattatctttATTATTACCATTGTTACTTCAATTTTCATGACTAAATAATTGAAAACATAAGATATTAAATCAGATAGAGTTTTTCTTTGTGTTACCAAGTGGACAAATTTTATCTTGGTGTTGCCATATGGCAATTATAATGTAGAGATTATTatgttttataattaaaataattattatcttttatgttaaatattaaaatttattttttatttaattcttttttattttccttttaattatcattgttaCTTCAGTTTTCATAACTAAATAATCGAAAACATTAGATATAATAGCTACAGAGTTTTTCTTGGTATTGCCATGTAGACAAATATTATCTTAGTATTGCCACATGGTACTTATCATGTAAAAATTATCATGTTTTATGAGTATAGTAGTTATAATTTTTATGttaagtatttattttttttatttaattctctttttagtttcctattaattattattattattattattattattattattattattacttcaATTTTCATGACTAAATATTTGAAAATATTAGAtatattgaattaatatttaattaatggttaaaattttgtaaatttcttatttaatgccTCATAATATTTTtagtatttcatttaattataaaaatttaataattatatatatcttaaaattaataaaataatttaaaattttattataaaagtaGTCACATGGAGCACTAAAATTttccatctctctcatttttatatatttagtaaattttaatttaatttaatgttaTTTATATGCCAGTGTTAAAGCTTGCAACACCAACCTGATGGTTTCTTGAAGGTTGATTTGACCAAGTCAGTTCGAAATTAGTTTTAATTGTTAATGCTATCTTAATGGGTTTAACTGTTATGAGTATGTTGCTATTTTTTAGCTATGAATTGTTACTGGTTTGTTTCTATATTTTACTGGTTTAGTTGAGTCTTGTTAGTGAAGTCATGGAGTTTCTTAGAGAAATCATGTTAACGTGTCTTTCTTTGTAAGCCTATATAAGGCTTCTGTTGGATCAAATAAAGTAACTTCCTTTTGAAAACAAATTGACTTGTGAGCTTTTCATTACTGAGTGCATTCTTATTCCTCTTGAGATTATTAAAAGCTTGTGTTCTGTGTTCAATAAttctggtatcagagccaggttggtCGTGAGATAGTCTGAGTACCATCAAATTGGTGGAAGTTGATCTATACTGACAAGATGACTGATCTTCAAGTTGTTAGAGGGATTAAAAAGCTCAACAACCAGAATTACAACACATGGGCAACATGTATGATGTCCTACATGCAAGGCCAAGATCTGTGGGAGGTAGTTAACGGAAATGAAGTTACACAACCGAATGCAGAGGATGCAAGTGGTACCTTGTGGAAGTGGAAGATAAAAGCGGGCAAAGCTATGTTTGCTCTAAAGACTATAATAGAATAAGACGTATTCGAGCATATCCGAGATTCTAAAACACCAAAAGAAGCTTGGGACACACTGGCTACACTTTTCTCAAAGAAGAATGACATGCGACTACAGTTGTTAGAAAGTGATCTATTGTCAGTAGCGCAATGTGATATAACAGTGGCCCAGTATTTTCACAAGGTGAAGTCGATATGCCGTGAAATTTCAGAATTAGATCCAACAGCTCCAATTGGAGAAACCAGGATAAAAAGAATAATCATTCATGGTTTGAGACCTGAATTTAGAGGCTTCATTGTTGCAGTACAGGGATGGCCAAATCAACCATCACTTGTTGAGTTTGAAAATTTGCTTGCTGGTCAAGAGGCCATGGCTAAGCAAATGGGAGGAGTCTCGCTGAAGGGTGAAGAGGAAGCACTCTACACCATTAAGAGCAGAGGGACCTACAAGCAACATGTCATTAGTGGATCTAAAAGGAATGATGAGAAGGTGAAAAATCATCAAGGAGAGGGGAGCTCTCGTCCAGGAGGAGCTTCAAAGAATCATGGCAACAGTAAAAGGTTTGAAGGGaagtgttacaattgtggaaagaagGGTCACATGTCAAAAGCTTGTTGGTCCAAGAAAAGGTCTATGGAGAGCAGCACTGCTACTTCCAATACAAAGGAGAAAAGCAAAGATGACTGGGATGCTAAAGCATTCTTTGCTACAGAAGAGGAGGAGTTAGCTCTCACTGTAACAACATCTGAATAGATTGATTATGACAATGACTAGATCATTGACTCAGGCTGCTCAAATCATATGACAGGCGATAAAGAAAAGCTGTAGGACTTATCAGAATACAAAGGAAGCCGTGTGGTGGTGACAACCAACAATTCTAAGTTACCAATAGCTCACGTTGGTAAGACGGTTGTTTCTCCCCAATATAGTGCTAACCAGGTGTCACTTTAACATGTCTACCATGTCCCAGGAATGAAGAAAAATCCACTTTCGGTAGCACAATTAACATCATCAGGTCATTTTGTTTTGTTTGGCCCGCAAGATGTGAAGGTGTATCGTGATCTCAAGATTTTAGAAAAGCTAATGATGAAGGGAAGAAGGTTAGAATCAGTCTATGTGATGTCAGCAGAGTCTGCGTATGTAGACAAGACCAGGAGGAATGAAACAGCAGAATTATGGAACATGTGATTGAGTCACGTTAGCTACTCCAAGCTAAGTGTGATGATGAGTAAGTCGATGCTTAAGGGACTTCCCCAACTTGAAGTAAGAACAGACACAATCTGTACAAGGCGTCAGTACGGTAAAGCACATCAATTGTCGTGCGAGGAGTCCAAGTTTAAAGCAAAGAAACCACTAGAGTTAATACACTCTGATGTGTTTGGACCTATTAAGCAGCCATTAATTGGTGGGATGAAGTATATGGTGACCTTTATTGATGACTTTTCTATTTATGTGTGGGTtttctttttaaaagaaaaatctgaCACATTTTCAAAGTTCAAAGAGTTTAAAGACATAATTAAACTGAGGTCGATAAGGAAATTCTTTGCTTGCGCACTGACAATGGGGGAGAGTATAGCTCAAACAAGTTTTCCCAGTATCTACAGGAATGTCGAATACGTCACCAATTCACATGTGCCAACACACCACAACAAAACGGTGTAGCGGAGAGAAACAATAGACATCTTGCTGAAATTTGTGGAAGTATGCTCCATGCAAAGAGTGTGCCAGGAAGTTTTTGGGCAGAAGCAATGAGGACTACAGCCTTTGTGATCAATAGACTTCCTCAACAAAGGTTATGCTTTCTTTCACCTTTTGAGAAATTATGGAACATGAAACCTACAGTTAGTTATTTTCGAGTATTCAGATGTGTGTGCTATGTATTTGTACTTAATCATTTACGTGGCAAGATTGACAAGAAAGCTGTTAGATGTATTTTTGTGGGATATGATAGCCAAATAAAAGGGTGGAAATGTTGTGATCCTACAACTACAAGGTGCTACACATCCCGAAATGTGGTGTTCGATGAAACATCTTCATGGTGGTCCTCAAAAAAGGAGATATTACTGGTGTgacttatccgcaagtatacgggtcgtctcaagtaataaagtgatgaatcaagtatcgttcccacgaggatttgctgtttgattactaaactatgaatgaagcgattatttgggctaatgattaatgaataaatgttaaatgtaaatgagcaaggtaaattgattaatctaattgaaatgggtaaagagcaaacaaataaattctaattctagttcgcaattaaactaaaattaacaatgggtaatttaaacgaaagtctaattatggtaaaaattgattccagagttgggggtttatgcataaattaattgggatttgtcttgggcattccaatttttagggaaaaatagagtttgaaggaaattgattctaaatccctttgatatctttttcaagcaaatcaaagtgtattctaaaataaccaaacctactttcgtatgtatttgattactttaaaacccattaagttttgtaaccaataattaattcctcttaaagtcctagtttatttctaaatctaggtgattttaagttccaatccatgattatccatcaatgactttcacctttcggtccttcaatcaaagattaacacaatacccaatgggtaccaacattaggcaagtaaatcaagcacacaaggaaggaatcaaaactcatattcatataaaataaggaaatacccaatccaaatccacaaattaatctaagacatattttccaactctgaaatctaaagaaattactcactcatgatagtatttacaa
This DNA window, taken from Hevea brasiliensis isolate MT/VB/25A 57/8 unplaced genomic scaffold, ASM3005281v1 Scaf151, whole genome shotgun sequence, encodes the following:
- the LOC131176526 gene encoding uncharacterized protein LOC131176526 — protein: MRLQLLESDLLSVAQCDITVAQYFHKVKSICREISELDPTAPIGETRIKRIIIHGLRPEFRGFIVAVQGWPNQPSLVEFENLLAGQEAMAKQMGGVSLKGEEEALYTIKSRGTYKQHVISGSKRNDEKVKNHQGEGSSRPGGASKNHGNSKRFEGKCYNCGKKGHMSKACWSKKRSMESSTATSNTKEKSKDDWDAKAFFATEEEELALTVTTSE